One Triticum dicoccoides isolate Atlit2015 ecotype Zavitan chromosome 3B, WEW_v2.0, whole genome shotgun sequence genomic window, atttttttttgttttccatgcaacgattcccaacacccACAGATTCTTGAGGCTGGCTTCACCACTGCTGGAGTGGATGCGAGGGTGCGCCGGCAAGGGAATACATGTTCTTGGGCGGTGGCAGAGTGGATAAGGTCGAGCGATGAAAGCGGGGGAATTTTTACTCCAGCGGTGGGCGGACGAGTATATTTAAGAGTTAGTCGGGCTGTGGAGTAAAAAAACTGCTCCTCTAAAGGAGATAAGAGATCGTTTAGGTGCgctttagagcatctacagccgtacTGAGCAAATTTGGCCCCTCAAACGCCCGCAGACGCATTCGGCCAGCGTCCCCACTTGTCTGCTTTCACTCCCTATTTTTCCGTTCACGCAGCCATGTCCCTCACTTTTTCTTTATATGACCGGTCATATGCATGTGAttagtggggaaggagagagaaagaaaataaataataaagaaataaataatatgcTCTATGAGGGGCCCTATTCTATGTGGCGGACGTAGCACCACTGGCCGGGCACACGCGGGCACTCCTCATACTCATCCCATATATGGGATGAATATGAGGAATGCTGGACATTCCGAGCATTTAAGGAGGCTTTGAGGGGTCCATTTGGGTCAACTTTTTGCTACTTTTTACTTCTCCCTCGTGTCCAGTCAGCGGTCCCCACGCCCGCCCGGTCAATTTGAGGAGTCCCGCTGTGGATGCTCTAAGAGGAGTAAAATCAAATTTTTACTCCACTAAAGCCTTATAGGGGATCGATTAGAGATGCTTTAATAACATACCTACGTGTGCATGTGAGCAACAAATTTAGGTACCTTTTTTTagattcaaaaataaataaattggaTAGCTGGGTAACCATCCAAATTTTGCTGGCAAGGCCCATATTTGGTTCCAACAAACAAAGCTACCAAAGCGACCAAAATAGCCACAGGAAAGGTAAACGCCACCCCACCCTGCGCCCGTGTCGACCAATTCCTACACCATATGTCATCGCCGCCACTACTGCACCTTGCCACCCAAACCCATCGCTCGTGGCTGACATAGCGACCTCCGCGGCCACCATTGAGCTCGCAACTCCGCTCAGGCCCACCTGATTCCGGTCGCCCTACAGCTCCCCACCAAGGATCCTCCCCTCCTCCCCCaagccccctcccatcgcctccctcAACCACCACACCGTCGAATCCGCCACTGTCCACGAGCATCACATCGCCAGACCAGCCCTTGAGCTTCCAGTCGTGCCTGCCCCGAGCACCGGGCCGCCGGATTTCGCCACCGTTGATGAACATGTTGCAGTCGCGTCGTCAAAGTATTGCGGTGTGAGGCTCTAGCCATGGGGAAATGGGCAGTTGTGATCTCTAATCCAGGACGCGGGAGTGTGTGTTGGTTAGCACGTTCGCCACCCCGGAGGAGGCGGCAGGCGTCTAGGACGCCATGGTACTCCGCTTCTTCGGAGCCTGGCGAAGCTCAACTTCCCCGCTGACGTTGCATCTGCAGTCGCCATTGTGCCTCCTGTTAGGGTCATCTCCCGAGCTGAGGAGAGGGAGCACCACTTGGCTGAGGTGCGGCTTGTAGCCGAGCGGGCCAATGATACCTTCGTGTCCGCTCTCTTCATGAAGGAGTCGATGCTCCTAGCCGAGATCTGAGCATTCTTCGAGTCCATGGAGCACAAGCACAAGGTCGAGCGCAAGTGCCATGAGCTCACCCGCCTCAAGGGCGAGCGTgaggagatgttcgaggagctcatTGAGCTCCCGATGATTTTGATGTTTGTGTTTCCACACATGCAATTGAATTCTAATCCAAATCGCTTGCAAATATAGCACAATAATATAAATCTTGTTTCGACGCTACAAGTGGGACCCATGTCATGTCGATGCTACGTCAATCATATACTTTACATCTATGAATAAGATTAGCACCGTATTTATACGTTCATGCCAAGTTTTAGAACCAGTTCGGTGTATTTTTCAAATTCAGGGACTAAATTGAACGACCATGGCAACTTTAGGCACCACTGATGTATTAACCTTTTTCTTAAACCATAAATCAAGAAATTGAAATAGAGACATCATTATCTTCCAATCTAACACAACAAGGATCTAGTTATGAGTATCTTTGCCGTTTTCCCAACTTATCCAGACATTCCTTGTCGCTCGGCTCGTGGGCCTCGGCCTcggcctcgccctcgccctcggcaGTGTGCCGGCGCATGTGCCCGCCGGCGCATGTGCCCGCCATgcgccttagggcatctccagccggccCCTTAGGATGCCCCCCACGAGCATTTTTTGGACGCCGGTGGCTAATTTTTCTCCCAGTCGGGATCCCAGGACCTCAAATAGCGCCGGATTTGTCTAAAATTACGGCCGGCACGCGCAAGCGCAACGCAGCAAACCGGGAGGCAACTGGGGGCGCCGGCGCGATACTTTTGCTGCCAAAGGGCCACTGCCAGCCTCTCCTTCTTTTCCTGGCTTGGCCCACCATGTGATGCATGCAAAAAAGACAAGCTCTGTTTTGCATGTCCGCctcgctcctctgctctctctcctttCTCCCCTGCTCCTCGCTCTGGCAAGCCGGACTCGTCTCCCGTCACCGGCCTCGCCCGCATCTCCCCGGAGCAGCCGCGGAGAAGAAGGTCTCGCCCGCCCGGACACCGCCGCCCGCCCTCCCGAGCTCGCATGGCCACGCCTCCGCGCCTCCCGCCCTCGTAGCGGCACGCGAGCTCGCATGGCCGTGCCTCCGCGCGTGCCTCCCGCCCTCCATGGGCCACTCACGCGCAAGGGCTCTCGGACTTCACTTCGTCGGCCCGCGCCTCGCGTCGCCGTCGGGGGCCAGGTCGCTGGTGCTGCTCCTCGCGGACGCGTCGGACTTCGACGGCTCCTTCCCGCGTGCCGTGGCGCGCCTGGTCGCCGTCACCAGCGAGGCCCACCACGCGGCGCAGACTTGCAGCTTGCCGTCGGCGCGGCGCCTCGGAGACACGGAAGCGGAGGACGGCGCGGGACGCACGAGACCGTCCTCGTCGCCCTGCCACAGGTGCACCGGGCACGGCGGCTCCGGCAGCGCCATGGGGTCGAACTTCCACTTGCCGAACATGACGGCCATGTCCCTGTAGTACGACTCCTGGATCCCCTGCTGCGTCGCCATCTCCCTCTTCTTCCGGAGGGTGCCTTCGGCGGTGAGGGTGCGGCGGATCTCCGCGTCGCGCTTGTTGGGGAGATAGGTGGTGTTGAAGACGACGGTGGAGGTGGGCAGGGGCAGCCAACTCTGCTCCATCCACCAGTGTATGATGCCGGCCGTACTCCCGCGCCGCCAACTCCGCCGGGAACCCGGGCCACCAGTAGTTCACCACCGCGCGGGCGAGCGGGCTGACGACGGCGAGCGGGCCGGACGACGGCTGACGGGCGCGAGGAGGAGCCGGCCAGGTCGCGGGCGCGAGGCTGCGGGCGGTGGCGAGCAGGCGGCTGCAGAGCCGGTCGGTGGCGAGCTTTGTGAAGCAGAGCAGCACGCTTGGGCGGTGGGGGGGCAACGAGTGGATATCATTCTAGCCTCAGGCTAAAATTTTCGCCGGTAGCCTCCCAAGGAGCGAAAAAAAATGCCTCCTGAGGGCTcaatggctggagatgcccttatgtaCAACCTGCCCGGTAGCAGTGCCGAGCCCCGCCACGCTCCTACACTTGGTGCAGTTCTCCGAAGGCGTCAGGTTCAGCCGTTCAGGTCCAGGCAGATCCCGCCGGCGTCGCACGACGCCAACGCCGTCTTGGTCGCCTCGGCCTCGCAGCTCGGCGCTCTGGCTGCGGCCTCGCCCTCGACACGGTGCCGGCGCATGTGCCCACCCAGCGCCTGGCCGACGGCGAACTGGAGCCCGCAGACGGGGCACTCGTGCACCCTTGGCCTTGGCGGCTGCGGCGGCACCGGGGGCATCTGGCGGCCGAGGCAGAGCGCCGCGCCGTCGTCGGCATTGCCAACCGCGTGCAGCTGCGGGTGGTGCAGCTTGGGGCGCTTGTGGCTGGCACGGTGACCCCCCAGCGCCTGAAACGTGGGGAACTGCCGGTTGCACGTCTTGCACTCGAACACACGGCCGCCGCCCATGACCTGCGCCCCGGCGACGGCGCGCTGGTGCTGGTGCTGCTGATGCTGCGCAAGGAGCATGAGCAGGCGGGCCGTGTCCAGGCTGCCCG contains:
- the LOC119281700 gene encoding uncharacterized protein LOC119281700, with protein sequence MEQSWLPLPTSTVVFNTTYLPNKRDAEIRRTLTAEGTLRKKREMATQQGIQESYYRDMAVMFGKWKFDPMALPEPPCPVHLWQGDEDGLVRPAPSSASVSPRRRADGKLQVCAAWWASLVTATRRATARGKEPSKSDASARSSTSDLAPDGDARRGPTK
- the LOC119281698 gene encoding zinc finger protein ZAT12-like: MEPGSLDTARLLMLLAQHQQHQHQRAVAGAQVMGGGRVFECKTCNRQFPTFQALGGHRASHKRPKLHHPQLHAVGNADDGAALCLGRQMPPVPPQPPRPRVHECPVCGLQFAVGQALGGHMRRHRVEGEAAARAPSCEAEATKTALASCDAGGICLDLNG